Within the Deinococcus peraridilitoris DSM 19664 genome, the region GGAAGTGCGCTTCTCCACCTCACGAGTGGCCGAGGAGAAGTTTTGAATGGCTGAGGGCACACCCACATTGGCCGTTCGTGACTGAACCTCCTGGCACTTTGTGTCCGCTAGGCTAGGAGCTATTGAACCCGGCATTGGTTGGAGGTCATCAGCTTGCTTGGCAGCTCTACGTAACGCACACGTTGCCATGCGGCAGCAAGCCTCGCCTTCAACTCCTTCACCGTTCTGGCGCAGAAGTTACCCAGCACGTTGCGTTTTACGTACGCCCACACCAACTCGATCGGGTTCAACTCAGGGGCATACGGCGGCAAATACACCACGGATAGGCGCTCTTTGCTCTCCACGAACGCCTGAACCGCTTTCGCCCGGTGAATGCCTGCATTGTCCAGCACGACGATGACCTGACCTTTGACCTTGCTCAATAGGTGCGTGAAAAAGCGGATGTGAGGTTGACCCGATTTTACGCAGGTGGGAATAAGCCCAAAGATAGGGGGCACCACCATGACGAATCGCAAAGTGTACACCGCCGAATTCAAACGAGATGCCGTCAACCTGGCCGAGTCCACCGGCAACGTCGCGGGCACAGCCAGAGACCTGGGGATCAGCGACTCCGTACTGCGAAAATGGATCAAAGCGGCCCAGCAGGGCATGCAAGCCTTTCCTGGGCAGGGCCGTCAGCACCTCACGCCGGAGCAGCAAGAGATCAAGCGGCTCCGACAGGAAAATGAAATCCTGCGGCAGGAACGGGAAATATTAAAAAAGGCGGCTGCCTGTCTTGGGCAGAACGGACGCCCATGAGGACGCCTGCCCGCTTCTTTGCCAAAGAAAGTCGCTGATCTTCGCGTTCATCCACGACAACCGACACGAGTTCCGCCTGGACATCTTGTGTCGAGTATTCGGGTGACCATCAGCGGCTACTACACCTGGCGAGGAAGGCCAGCGTCGCGACACGCCCTGCGAGACGAAGCCCTCTCTTTGCGGATCAAAGCACTGCACGAGCAGTACAAGGGCCGCTATGGCGCTCCCCGCCTGCACGTCGAACTCACCGAAGAGGGCTTGAAGTGCAGCAAGAAGCGCGTGGCTCGTCTGATGCGGACGGCAGGTCTACGGGCGAAAGGCAAGCGCAAGCATGTTGTCACCACCGACAGCAATCACGAACTGGCTGTGGCAGAGAATCTGCTGCAACGCGACTTCCAGCCAGAGCAGCCCAACCAGGTGTGGGCGGCAGATCTGACGTACATTCCCACCAAAGAAGGCTGGTTGTACCTGGCGGTGGTGTTGGACTTGTACTCCAGGTTAATCGTGGGGTGGTCGATGAACGACCGCATGCCTGCCGAGCTGCCGGTGGCGGCCTTGCAGATGGCTGTCCAGCGCCGTTCCCCACCTCCAGGGCTGATTCATCACAGCGACAGAGGAAGCCAGTACGCCAGTGGCCTCTTCCAGGCTGAACTCCAGCGGATCGGAGCGCAAGCCAGCATGAGTCGGAAGGGAGATTGCTGGGACAATGCCTGCGTCGAGAGCTTTTTCGCCACCCTCAAGCGGGAACTGCTGGACGGTGAACCCTTTGAGTCGCGCGAAGCCGCCAGGGCAGCGATCTTCTCGTACCTGGAGGTGTTCTACAACCGTCAGCGCCGCCATTCGACCCTCGGCTACTTGACACCACACCAAGCCGACCGCCATGCTCAAGCCGCTTAACTTCACCTACGCAAAATCGACCCAACCCCAATGACGTCACTGCTGCACATGGCGCCCTTCTTGGTGTTCTGGAAAAAGTGCCCTCCAGAGGTGATGGCTCCGATGGTGGAGAGCTTGTCCCAGTTCGCTGGTAACCGCACCAGGGGGGTTACACCTCGGGTGCTCCAAGTGCGTCGTCTCACCCCCTTCATTGCGAAGCCCACCTCGTCGAGGTAGACCAGTGTTGCGCCCTCAGCCACCTTTTTTTTCCAACTCCGGGTGGACTTGTTCCACCCAGGTCATGATCCGCTGATCGTTGCGCTCGACTGCACGCCCATCGGGTTTCTGTGGAGTGAACCCCAAGGCGTGCAGCAGTTTCCGGACATGGTCCCGGTGATACCAGACGTTCAGATTCCGGCCGATCAGTTCTCGCACGCGGGGCGTGGTCCAGGTGTCATCAGGAAAGCCATGCGC harbors:
- a CDS encoding transposase — translated: MAEGATLVYLDEVGFAMKGVRRRTWSTRGVTPLVRLPANWDKLSTIGAITSGGHFFQNTKKGAMCSSDVIGVGSILRR
- a CDS encoding transposase, which codes for MVVPPIFGLIPTCVKSGQPHIRFFTHLLSKVKGQVIVVLDNAGIHRAKAVQAFVESKERLSVVYLPPYAPELNPIELVWAYVKRNVLGNFCARTVKELKARLAAAWQRVRYVELPSKLMTSNQCRVQ